From Bufo gargarizans isolate SCDJY-AF-19 chromosome 10, ASM1485885v1, whole genome shotgun sequence, the proteins below share one genomic window:
- the KCNG4 gene encoding potassium voltage-gated channel subfamily G member 4 produces the protein MPIISGGSEHDYSNLSYTSSSTLNHFFPVAVELQTIKGVKYQRARRLHDPDDLYTADFKREIIINVGGIRYLMPWSTLDDFPMSRLGKLRFCSSYDEIIQICDDFDEDTNEFFFDRNPCAFGMIVSFLAAGKLRLLRETCALSFQDELMYWGIEESNLERCCLRRLFQKLEDLEEMKKEEEAQRTRETICVLEDHSRVGQCMSKLRDMVENPQSGLPGKVFACLSILFVATTAINLCISTMPDLRAEEDRGECSQKCYNIFIIETVCVAWFSLEFFLRFVQAKSKWQFFRGPLNIIDVLAILPYYVSLLVEDEQKTIEKPGSNSYLEKIGLVLRVLRALRILYVMRLARHSLGLQTLGLTVRRCTREFGLLLLFLCVAVTLFAPLVHLAENEMGRCQEFTSVPASYWWAIISMTTVGYGDMVPRSIPGQVVALSSILSGILIMAFPATSIFHMFSHSYAELKRDQERHHSRLVRTKDANQSGESDTFNDTDSLVSEDTYRYFYTGK, from the exons ATGCCGATCATCTCCGGAGGCAGCGAGCACGACTACAGTAACCTCAGCTACACCTCCAGCAGCACGTTGAACCACTTCTTCCCCGTCGCTGTAGAGTTGCAGACAATTAAGGGGGTGAAGTACCAGAGGGCGAGGAGACTCCATGACCCAGATGATCTGTACACTGCCGACTTTAAACGAGAGATCATCATCAATGTCGGAGGCATCCGGTACCTCATGCCTTGGAGCACCCTGGACGACTTCCCCATGAGCAGACTTGGGAagctgaggttctgcagcagctacgaCGAGATCATCCAGATCTGTGATGACTTTGATGAAGACACCAATGAGTTCTTCTTTGACAGGAACCCGTGTGCGTTCGGTATGATCGTCAGCTTCTTGGCGGCGGGGAAGCTGCGGCTGCTGCGGGAGACGTGCGCCTTGTCCTTCCAGGATGAGCTGATGTACTGGGGCATCGAGGAGTCCaacctggagcgctgctgcctgaGGAGGCTCTTCCAGAAGCTGGAGGACCTGGAGGAgatgaagaaggaggaggaggcgcagAGAACCCGGGAGACCATCTGCGTGCTGGAGGACCACTCCAGGGTGGGTCAGTGCATGAGCAAGCTGCGGGACATGGTGGAGAACCCGCAGTCCGGCCTGCCCGGGAAGGTGTTCGCCTGTCTGTCCATCTTATTTGTGGCCACCACCGCCATCAACCTGTGTATCAGCACCATGCCGGACCTCCGCGCCGAGGAAGACCGG GGTGAATGTTCTCAGAAATGCTACAACATCTTCATCATCGAGACGGTCTGCGTGGCCTGGTTCTCTCTCGAGTTCTTCTTGAGATTTGTTCAAGCCAAGAGCAagtggcagttcttcaggggTCCCCTGAACATCATTGATGTCTTGGCCATCTTGCCGTATTACGTTTCCCTCCTCGTGGAGGACGAGCAGAAGACCATTGAGAAGCCGGGCAGCAACTCGTACCTGGAGAAGATCGGTCTTGTGCTGCGGGTCTTGCGGGCCTTGAGGATACTGTACGTTATGCGGCTGGCCCGACACTCGCTGGGCCTGCAGACGCTGGGGCTGACGGTGCGCCGCTGCACCCGCGAGTTCGgcctgctcctgctcttcctctgcGTGGCCGTCACGCTATTCGCTCCTCTCGTCCACCTGGCGGAAAATGAAATGGGCCGGTGCCAGGAATTTACCAGCGTCCCTGCGTCCTACTGGTGGGCCATCATCTCCATGACGACGGTGGGCTATGGCGACATGGTGCCCAGAAGTATCCCCGGTCAGGTGGTGGCCCTGAGCAGCATCCTGAGCGGCATCTTAATCATGGCCTTCCCCGCCACCTCCATCTTCCACATGTTCTCGCACTCGTACGCTGAGCTGAAGCGAGACCAGGAGAGACACCACAGTCGTCTTGTGAGGACCAAGGACGCCAACCAGTCGGGCGAGAGCGACACCTTCAACGACACGGACAGCCTCGTCTCCGAGGACACCTACAGGTACTTCTATACCGGCAAGTAG